A window of Pyrus communis chromosome 3, drPyrComm1.1, whole genome shotgun sequence genomic DNA:
ATgtatttttaacatatatacCTGGGAATTGGTTAAATTAGGGACTAAAATGCCAGGAACAACAAAAGGAATAGGTTCTGCAATGAAATCACCGTAGACCGGACTTGCAACAAGGATAAAACCCATAAACCCTAGACCTTTTGCCGTGTTGATGATGGCGGTGAGGGTGGATGTTCCGTTGTAGAATCCCTCCGAGAAGGTGCAGATGACGATGCTACCTAGTACTACATTGTGATCCAATGCTTCTGGATATTGGCACTCTTCGACATAAGGTGGAGTCCTTGGGAAAGTCCCATCTGCCTTCACTGCATCCTTTGCCAAAACCAACTTATGCAGAAGCAAACCATATCCAAAAGTCGGTCCTGAAATCGATACAGATAATCattcatgaaaaaaattatggatGAAGTTGAACTCGGTCTAGTTAAAATGTTGTTGAAGTTACGATATTAGTACCTGATAATCCCACACCTTCGATTTTTGTGCCGTTTCCGAGAAGAATAGAACCCGGATAAGTTCTATCTGTGCCAGATGAAGCGACACCTACAGCCCAAGGGCTGTAAGACACTACGCTTGAAATACCTGGCCCTTGATTACCTGTTGCTTGCACCACGAAAACCCCTGCTCTTCGAGCAGATAACATGGCAATATCGTACGCGCTTAAGAAGGTAACCGTGTCTTCGGGCGGTTCATCTGGCCCTACGGAGAGTGTTAGGATGTCCACTCCATCCAGAATTGCCTGGCGTCACAAATGAAAACACACCACACACCAAAAGAAGGTTTTCACTATTTCGGTTCAAACTTGGATGACAAGTTAACTCGAAGAATCTGCCAAATTACAAATCTTACTTGATCGATCGCTGAAACTACATCTGTTAAAGTTCCCACTGTAGGATACACAGCTTTATACACCGCAATTCTGTGACGAAAAAACAAAGTCACAACTCAAAGAAGCCAGAAATGTGAGAATTCTGGAATCTTGACATTGCTGCAATTTAAGCAATAGACAAAGCATACCGCGCCCGTGGAGCCatcccacttgcttctccatAGTAGTAACCATTCACAACCACTGGAACTCCAGCATTACCCGCAGCGGTTGATGCGACGTGACTTCCATGACCAACTGCATCAAAGGGTGAAAGAAAATCCACTGTAGAGTTAAGAGTGGCAGCAGCTTCAGCCCCAGCTGAGAAGAACTTTGCCGAGACTATCTTCTCGTTGCATGAACTTGCAGGGAATCGAGGACCCGTTTCGCAAGATCCCAAAAAATGAGAGATATTTCCGGTGAAAGGGTGCAGGGGATCATAAGCAAAACTGGGGTGTGTGGGGTTGATGCCTGAATCCACAAAACCAATCACGATTCCCTCGCCGGCGCTACGATCATCTCCTCCATCGTGTGTCCATGCTCCTTGGGGTAGTCCAAGGAATTCAGGAGTGTACGTTGTCATCAACTTTGctcctctgtctctctcaaCTAACTTCACTCCTGCAGCGGCTTTGAGCTCTTCAGCCTGTAATGTTCATCATCAAATACATAGTTAAATGATAAGTCTATATCCAAGAAGTATTGAACTGCATTTTATATATAAGCAATAATTTCTTTAAACCAAACTAAATTACAAAGAGTGAGACTCGAACTTAGTGAATAGGGATAGGGGCAGCACATACGCTCCAACCAATGTGGTGCTACGCCTACATTTGCATATTGGACTGAAGTTGTAAATTCAAAGTTATTGGACCCTCGCTAAAAAACAACGTCCAAAATCCAAATTTCTATTATTCAACACGTGAAGTGTGCTTCCCCTTTGCATCCAAGTCCGAAATCTCCCGCCCAATAATTTaaattagattagaatatcgctgcccgaataaaaaaaatacgcATAGTGGCAGAGGACCTGGGAAGGGGTGGTATGGACAGCAAAGCCATTTACAATATGTTTAAAGCTGTAAAGCTTGCTGTAGCTTCCAGTCTCTAAAGCACTCTGTAGAAGTTGGTCATGAGAATCCACCAAACGCTTTGCATGGGCCTTGAAAACTTCACTAATGATATCCATGCATCAAGCCATAGATAATTAAGATCATAATCAGCAATTATCAtcataaacacacacacacacatagagaGAGAATTTTTGTGTAGAACGTCCTATCTTTCTTTAAAAACGTGACGTTCTACACGGTGAATCTTTTTCTGAACGTATCACGTCTTTAAGAAAGACAATATATCCTGCACAGAGCCGGACTGCATATGCATGATAACAAAATAAGACAAGTTTTGTGATCCCCGTCCCACCTGTTTGGATCAAGACGCCTTCTGTCTTCACGAGATGATATTCGAGAACCTCCATGGAATGCGACCGGGTCTCCTTCCATCAAAACCATGTACAAGGCTCGCTCTTCCGCAAAAGTAACGAACCCGACAGAAACAATAATCGCTAGGAAAAATATTGGAGGCATTACACTGACCCTTCCTGCCATGGTTGCAGCACAAACAGAGAAATATGTTGGGGATTATGGTGTTGATTCGTTCGGTTTAATGGTAATTAATTGTGCTGTTAGATGTCTTCCATATATATGATTCTGCAGTTTAGGAATTATGAACAGAAATTTACTTGTAACCTTCACAAATTTAAAACATGAAGAAGTTGCCATATCTGCCATGCAAACAATCAATGGTTAACTGCACTATTAATGTGAAtagagctttctttaagaggaAAACCAGCCTGCTTTTTGGACTAAATCGTTATCTTTCGTTTAATTCAGTTTGTAATTGAAAGTTTACGTGAGCGTGTTCATGCCCTCTCACACCAAACAACCTTGATGAGTTCGTTATTTTCCGGCGGAGAGGGAGGGAAGAAGGGTAAAAGCAAGAAGAAAAGTTAGTTTCTGGTTCACAATCAACAAAGTCTAGGAGCTTTAGTATCGTCTAGAGGAATAGGGCGTGTGATCGTATGAATCATGTTCTTTTGGTCACCTAGTGACTAAAGATTCATGACCACACACCGGTGAGTGACCCACACATTCTTTGGTCACTTGGTGACCAAGAGAACATGTTTGGCAGCTGTAGATAATGGAAACCATCTACCAGGTTCGAAAAGCAGCTATCAAACCAGAAATCTGCTGTAACATTTTACTGTGCATTATTATCTGCAGCTGCCATGATGCAATTCCCGCAACTTAAACATACAAAAAGCTATCCGACCACCACGATGAAGAGAACAAGCAAAACAGATTCATACGTTGATAATTAAAATTACGCAACAATTTTTGGAAGCAAACGATTCATTGATTGTCGagaaagagaacaaggttcgaACTCAATTCTGTTTTGTTAAAATTACATGACCAATTTCCTGAAAATGAAGCTGGTGCACATAGCCTAAATCAAACTAAGGTCATGATATGTAACCAAAACGTTAAGCTCCTGATATCCTACTGTACAGCCCAAACGGCAGACATAGCATCTCGGCTCCTAGCAAACCGATGCTTGCTAAGGATGTTATTTCTTCTGGCGCTTGGGCTCGAGCTGCAAAAGGTTATGAATTCAGATTACACATTTGTCGGAATTAATATAGCATAATTTGATAtatagagtgtagaatgaataAGAAGACCACTCTACTTTTAACGTACAACAGTTTTTGAACAGAAAAACAACCGGTGAATAACAATGAGAATGGACAATAAACTTCCGTGACGAAAGCAAAGCATCATTGATCGTAAAATATACAATGAACATGTGAAAccattattaatttataatttgtcATTCAGCCTTGGTCTATAGTCATCTAAAACTCCATTATATGAAATCACACCTCCGCAACAGCTGCTGGAACTGCATTCTGGGGATTTTTCTCGTCCTCTTCAGCTAAACACTCGGAACACAAAAAGCTTTCCAGTTTTTTTGCTTCCACAATAGTCATTCCCACACAAGCAGGATGGTACCTACAAGTCCGATGGTAACATCCGTATATGTATCAGGATATTAAAATGTATAAATGGGAGATTTAATAATGTTGCAAAAAGGACCAAAAGTTCATCTGAATAAGACTCAAATATAAAATTACCAGAGTACTAAGTTGAATTTCAGAAACcaattctcaagcatgaatgtgAACAATCAACTTCTAACTAAACAAACATATGAAAATCAACCTTCGTACAGCGCAAATTTTGAGTTGGTTAAGGCAAATTACAGTGATAACTCACAGAAGTATGCAACTCAAAGCCACCAGGAGGGAGAAGAAAACATCATCAAATGATCATTAAAATCCAAACTTCTATGCAGTTTGCATATATGCTAACCAGTGTTCTGAGACCACAATTTGGGGATCCAGTATAGATTTAGCCTCTTAAATGCTTCTTTTCTCACTCTCTTTTAGGtacaaattttaataaatatttgaaGCACATTCTGTTCAGCAAATACAATTTACGAATCGCCAAGATAATATGAtggaaaaatgaagaaattacCAGTCCTTGCACTCCTCACATTGCACCATGAGGTCATCCGGGTTATATGGCATCTCACACTTGCAATACcttcaaaacacacaaaaccaATCCATCAAATCCCATCCATATATTACTACATTTCCACTAAAACcgaaaacaaacacaaattaCACTCACACAGCAACTCGGTCGGGCGAGAACGCTCCAGTAGCAGCTTTGTACTCAAATCTACAGTAGTAATCCTCAGCTCCAACATTCTCCAGCTTCGTGTAGTTCTTGAAGGAGTGCACCGTACACTTGCCTTCAATGGTGTGAGCGCTCTGCACATCATAGTGGTCAGACAAGAACAACTCTTTGGATCCATGGAACTGCCTCCGTCCTCCAATCGACTCCTCCGGCCTGTAATACCACCTCACTCTCACTTTCATGCCGCCCCGGCTTTCACCTTCGATCTTCTCGATGCGCGCCACGTATGGCGGCTTTCCGGTGTCCGACGGGCGCATCAGGACTGTATCCCCAGCTGCAAAATCACCAAATTTCCTCAACCCAATTAGCGTTCCAGCAAAAATTGAACAATCCgacaattatttttttcacttttttggaaattaacaaaaagatttgatttttgttttgggtttttgttaccTCTGACGATTTTGTTGGTGCCCCTGATAGTGTAAGAGTCCGCGTCCCTTGACTCCTTTTTTCCTGGTCTGGTTTTGGCCATATGGGTCTTTTCTGGGAAGCTTTGGTGGTGGAAAATGTGGGAACTTTGAAGCAATTTCAGTGGCGGAAAGTGGTTTGATTTCAAAGCCCTAAACTTTTGGACATTTGGGAGGGAGAATTCAGCAGAGAAACCCTAGACCCTTCTTCTCATGAAGACGAGAGAGAGACAGTACACAAGTGACTGTGACGCTTGACCTTTATGGGTCTCTCTCTGTCTCATAACTCTCTTAAATTCTGGCGTTAACGTCTGGATCCGTTGCTTTCCACGCCTCTccaataatttttaatttttttcaattgttcttgtgattaggaatttTTGGGAAATTGGGTTGAATAATACTTGTAAAAGCTAAATAGCCAAAATAGTTCGTGAGATTTACATGACACATCACTTTgatctctgaaattgaaaatcaatagaaatggtctctaagattgtccaccatccatcattttggtcattccgttaaaaactccgttaaatGTCCCGAAGCTCTTGGCatgaagtttgggcaattttcaaatctcaaggactaaagtgatgtgttatgcaaatctcagggaccattttggctatttagccTACTTGTAATCACTAGCGAGGGCTTactattttggatttttttttaacaaataatattatctatgcTAATGTAGAGGGGTTGAACTTAATCTTAAAATAAGTTAGTaataaaatgattcaaattgTAAGAGTCGAACCTAACACCTCTTACTTAAAAGTGAATAATCAAGTATAGCTAAGCCATGTTTTTTAATCGATCTCTTGCAGAATCCGACGTCATCTTTTACTCAGGCATGATAACCCAACAGAGAAATCCAACGTCATTTACTAAATTTGGATACATTTTCTAAAATAATTGCGACCCCATAAAGTAACTTTACCTCCACAACAGTAAAGGTGTACAACATTTTAACAGCCATGGGAATGAATGTCCTCTAAGCCTCACTCATTTCCAACCACAAAATTTTGAGGTGAAGGTAACCTAGACACAGATAGAATTCACTCAAAGTGTCGATCACTGAATTTGATTTGCATACTGTTATGAAAAAACCGCACATTATTTTTCGGCTAAAAGTGTTGGCGTTCTTTTAGCTCCATCAAAAAACAAAAGCCGGGTCCTATCTGAGCTGTAAGTGATGAAGTGGAGTAGACAAGTAGGTACTGCATCAACGGTTGATTGGGGTGTGCATCCGCTCGACAATTTCATTTACAGCAGCTTGGGTCATCACCAGTGTGTCATGCTGCAGGATGCTGTAGACGTTCAAACCCTGCAAAAGTTGAAATACACGAGTACTGAGTTCAAACCAAACTTACATGGCAGCCGGTTTCATGTATCTATAAAACTTGAGAGCGCTGTTTTGATTGTTTACTTCTAGTTTTGTGAATCAAACATCTTCAACAATGTAAACGTTTGTCGCTAGTTTCTATCTAAGCCATTGCTAATGAATTAAGAAGCCCACTACTTTCTAGAACAAAGTGTCTATGTGGAATGGCATCTCAGGTTGCATAGAAATTGCTAGCTAGTAGCTATAATACAACACTTATTAAGGATCAGAAAGAGCAACTCACTACTGCAGGCAGCACGTTCACGTAATGCAAATTTTGTGTAGCCAACTTGAGCTTTTCAGGTAACATTTGTTTACCATCCTCAGTTTTGGTACCATCCACCAGCAGAAATTTCTTGGAGCCCTCCATTTGTTGGACGTAGTTCACAACATTCTTGGTTTTATGCGTAGGGACCTCAAAATCTTCAAAAACCAGAAGCTGTAGTTTTCGTACAGTTTCACTTGTTAAGTTccatataagaaaaaaaaattaaaaatttaattaatataattcagCCACACACACGGCACAACAAAGCAAGGGGAGGAGTGTTTGTGTGTGGAGAGagggatttttgttttttttttttttggggggagtGGGGGGGAGGAAAAGAGAGAATTGCCTTTCCCTCTGCTGCCCGAGCTGTCAGAGCAATCTTTAGTCCTAGACGCCGAACCTTCTTATTCAGCTTAAATTCATGGCTTCGTGGCTTAGGACCATGCATTGTGCATCCTCCTCGGAACTGTTAACACCCACTAAATTCATTAGCAAAACCATCTTAAAGGCATAATGAAAATCAGGAAACATGCTAATTCAAAAGCATGATAAACAAGTACCTGGGGGCCACGTAATGTTCCGTGCCTTGCTCGACCAGTACCCTTCTGATTCCATGGCTTTCTGCCAGTCCCACTAACCTCACTAATAGTTTTTGTTGAATGTGTTCCCTGTAAACCAATCAACAATCATaagtttttttctcttcttcctcactTTCATTTGTGTATAGTCCCGCCAACATTGTATGAAAAATCTAAACTTGGATAACGACAATATCTAAGCCTATGACATGCCCCccaccaaaacaaaaatgaaagccCGTCTACTTTCAAGTGTCAAGTGGCACAACCGCCATTAGTGCCAGCCTTACATGCTTGAGGTGTCAATGCCTAAGGGTACAGATACGTAAATACCTGTTGCCGTTTTGCTAGCTGCCATAGTACAACCCGATGAATAATATCCTTCCTAATAGGCACATCGAAAACATCACCAGCCAAAACTGTGAAGCCTTTATCTTCATAATGAAAATTTGTCACTGGAATCACAAGGTCTTGACCGAGTCCTATAATACAATACACAAAATCACTCAAACAGTTCTACAGTAAACGTCCAGTTTTGATAGATAACATTAATAAACCATACCTACATGTAAACCTGGTAAAGTAATATGTAAGTTTTACCGCAAACTAACAGTGTCTCAATTTACTGCATGACTATGACTACATAAATGTGTCCCACTTAGCACATAAGACAAATGAAAAAATTTCAGTGCTACAAACTACGGGACTCCAGGAAGAGTAATGTTCGAGTTCGAATTAGTATACATGAACCATAGGTCCATAGTACACTCTTAGGTCAACTAGTAACTGGGTGAGATATCTATCGGAACTATAGGATTGTTCTTGATTTGCAtagaatacacacacacactcaccgTATAACAATTCAGCTCAAACTCACTGTATAACAATTAATGAACGCATTCCAATATTTATAATGATTTTCTAGGTAACATAAACCTCAAAACATGCAATGCTTTGACCTTTCCTCGTACCTATAGAACGGTCTGATGCATCGACGGGCCTTGCTGACAATAAATTAGAGGGAAAGGCACCTCCACTTGATTCGGGAGTCGGGTTGGAGGTTGAAAGCCTTCGATTTGCTAGAAAAAATGATCCAGCCTATATATAGAGATACAAAAAATAGGAGTTAATTATTGAGTTGCCACATATACAGAAAGCAAAGAAGCCAATAAATCACCTTATTGAGCATGTGAAAATGCTGCACTGATTCATATGATATAGCTCAACTTTCACcatattcttcttttttccgatataaaaaaaaaaaaatgggtgtGGAGGAATGTAAATATATATGATGCAAGGAATACCTTGGAAACAGTTGACAATTCTCCAGAAAGTAAGATAACCCCGGGAACATGGCCGCAAAAATCTGTTCAAGAACCAAAATAAAGGTTGGAAAAACTAATAATGCTTTCAATTCCTTCCATGGAAGTCTATAACAGACATGTACACGTACTTACCGAGAGAAGCACGAAATGATGATGGACATAAATTACTTGGAGAGTCACAGCGGCCCGATGCTAATACAGACCCAAAAGTACGCAAAAGCCTTCTGGACACCAACAAGGCCATGCCAAATAATTTTCAACAGGTTATCTGCATCCACAAATCAGCTTTCTCAGTCTTCTTACTACAAAAACACACACCTTTAGACCCTAAATTGATGTTTACACCAACATAAATTCATAACGAAATTCACTTCGCTGTCGAACTCGGGCTCTCATTCTTAAATGCACGAATGTAATATTACAATGTCTCATCCTATCCCACAATACAGACAATCATTACAAACCATTTTTTTCTATCATAATTTGAATGCTTTCGAGACGTTCGATAAAATgcccaaaacaaaaagataactTTAGCAGCTGAGGA
This region includes:
- the LOC137729537 gene encoding uncharacterized protein is translated as MALLVSRRLLRTFGSVLASGRCDSPSNLCPSSFRASLDFCGHVPGVILLSGELSTVSKAGSFFLANRRLSTSNPTPESSGGAFPSNLLSARPVDASDRSIGLGQDLVIPVTNFHYEDKGFTVLAGDVFDVPIRKDIIHRVVLWQLAKRQQGTHSTKTISEVSGTGRKPWNQKGTGRARHGTLRGPQFRGGCTMHGPKPRSHEFKLNKKVRRLGLKIALTARAAEGKLLVFEDFEVPTHKTKNVVNYVQQMEGSKKFLLVDGTKTEDGKQMLPEKLKLATQNLHYVNVLPAVGLNVYSILQHDTLVMTQAAVNEIVERMHTPINR
- the LOC137728625 gene encoding subtilisin-like protease SBT2.4, producing MAGRVSVMPPIFFLAIIVSVGFVTFAEERALYMVLMEGDPVAFHGGSRISSREDRRRLDPNSEVFKAHAKRLVDSHDQLLQSALETGSYSKLYSFKHIVNGFAVHTTPSQAEELKAAAGVKLVERDRGAKLMTTYTPEFLGLPQGAWTHDGGDDRSAGEGIVIGFVDSGINPTHPSFAYDPLHPFTGNISHFLGSCETGPRFPASSCNEKIVSAKFFSAGAEAAATLNSTVDFLSPFDAVGHGSHVASTAAGNAGVPVVVNGYYYGEASGMAPRARIAVYKAVYPTVGTLTDVVSAIDQAILDGVDILTLSVGPDEPPEDTVTFLSAYDIAMLSARRAGVFVVQATGNQGPGISSVVSYSPWAVGVASSGTDRTYPGSILLGNGTKIEGVGLSGPTFGYGLLLHKLVLAKDAVKADGTFPRTPPYVEECQYPEALDHNVVLGSIVICTFSEGFYNGTSTLTAIINTAKGLGFMGFILVASPVYGDFIAEPIPFVVPGILVPNLTNSQVILQYYEQETHKQEKGFATQFAAKAAIGEGRVASFMGQAPVVSRFSSRGPDFVNTSRTPCDVLKPDILAPGHQIWAAWSPVSASEPALTGYNFALQSGTSMATPHVAGIAALVKQYNPSWTPSMIASAISTTATKYDKNGELIMAEGSGIGSTFPSSHFDFGAGLVSPSRALDPGLVLPTGYEDYISFLCSLPEISPAAVRNATSEPCNNTLDHPANLNLPSITLSALRGSQIVRRIFNNVGSKPETYVCSAVSPNGTIVDLCPTWFRIAPEGIQELHIQVKVTQAMDDFTFGEIVLTGSLNHIVRIPLSVFPVSISK
- the LOC137728731 gene encoding chromatin remodeling protein EBS-like, which gives rise to MAKTRPGKKESRDADSYTIRGTNKIVRAGDTVLMRPSDTGKPPYVARIEKIEGESRGGMKVRVRWYYRPEESIGGRRQFHGSKELFLSDHYDVQSAHTIEGKCTVHSFKNYTKLENVGAEDYYCRFEYKAATGAFSPDRVAVYCKCEMPYNPDDLMVQCEECKDWYHPACVGMTIVEAKKLESFLCSECLAEEDEKNPQNAVPAAVAELEPKRQKK